In Vibrio lentus, a single genomic region encodes these proteins:
- a CDS encoding formate dehydrogenase subunit alpha, which produces MKLVKRSDSVSKETNQLGVSRRAFMKNTSLAAGGAVVGASLFAPGMMKKAQAKSVDPEAKTEVKRTICSHCSVGCGIYAEVQNGVWTGQEPAFDHPFNAGGHCAKGAALREHGHGERRLKYPMKLEGGKWKKLSWEQAIEEIGNKALELRKESGPDSVYFLGSAKHSNEQAYAFRKMASLWGTNNVDHQARICHSTTVAGVANTWGYGAMTNSFNDMHNCKSMLFIGSNPAEAHPVAMQHILIAKEKNNCKIVVADPRRTRTAAKSDHYVSLRPGSDVAFIWGILWHVFGNQWEDKEFIRQRVFGMEEIREEVAKWNPAEVERVTGVSEEDVYQTAKLLSENRPGCIVWCMGGTQHTTGNNNTRAYCVLELALGNIGKSGGGANIFRGHDNVQGATDLGVLSDTLPGYYGLSEGSWRHWSKVWEVDFDWVKGRFDDNAYGGQKPMNSAGIPVSRWVDGVLENKDNIRQRENIRAMFYWGHAVNSQTRGPEMKKAMQKLDMMVIVDPYPTVAAVMNDRTDGVYLLPATTQFETYGSVTASNRSLQWRDKVVEPLFESKPDHEIMYLLSKKLGFSDQLFKNIRVENNEPLIEDITREFNKGMWTIGYTGQSPERLKEHQQNWHTFHKTTLAAEGGPANGETYGLPWPCWGNPEMKHPGTHILYDTSKPVAEGGGNFRTRFGVEFEGQSILAEDSYSKGSEIKDGYPEFSDKLLKQLGWWDDLTAEEKASAEGKNWKTDVSGGIQRVAIKHGCIPFGNAKARAIVWTFPDRVPLHREPLYTPRRDLVADYPTWDDKEAIFRVPTLYKSIQDQDKSGEYPIILTSGRLVEYEGGGEETRSNPWLAELQQEMFVEVNPKDANDIGFKDGDDVWVEGAEKGRIKVKAMVTRRVKPGLAFLPFHFGGKFEGEDLRSKYPEGTDPYVIGEAANTATTYGYDPVTLMQETKVTLCNIRKA; this is translated from the coding sequence ATGAAACTTGTCAAACGCTCCGATAGTGTGAGCAAAGAAACCAATCAGCTAGGTGTGTCTCGTCGCGCCTTCATGAAAAACACTTCACTTGCTGCTGGTGGCGCGGTTGTAGGCGCAAGTCTATTCGCACCGGGCATGATGAAGAAAGCACAGGCTAAATCAGTCGACCCAGAAGCGAAAACAGAAGTAAAACGTACTATCTGTTCTCACTGTTCTGTGGGTTGTGGTATCTACGCTGAAGTTCAAAATGGTGTGTGGACGGGTCAAGAGCCTGCTTTCGATCACCCATTTAACGCTGGTGGACACTGTGCGAAAGGCGCAGCACTGCGTGAGCATGGCCACGGTGAACGTCGTCTTAAGTACCCAATGAAATTGGAAGGCGGTAAGTGGAAGAAGCTTTCTTGGGAACAAGCGATTGAAGAGATCGGCAACAAGGCGCTAGAACTTCGTAAAGAGTCTGGCCCTGATTCGGTTTACTTCCTAGGTAGTGCAAAACACAGTAACGAGCAAGCTTACGCATTCCGTAAGATGGCGTCTTTGTGGGGAACAAACAACGTTGACCACCAAGCGCGTATTTGTCACTCAACCACAGTAGCGGGTGTTGCAAACACTTGGGGTTACGGTGCGATGACAAACTCGTTCAATGACATGCACAACTGTAAATCAATGCTATTCATTGGCTCGAACCCTGCAGAAGCTCACCCGGTTGCGATGCAACACATCCTGATCGCGAAAGAGAAGAACAACTGTAAGATCGTTGTTGCGGATCCTCGTCGTACGCGTACTGCTGCGAAATCTGATCACTATGTTTCTCTTCGCCCGGGTTCAGATGTTGCCTTCATTTGGGGCATCTTATGGCATGTATTTGGAAACCAATGGGAAGACAAAGAGTTCATTCGCCAACGTGTATTCGGCATGGAAGAAATCCGTGAAGAAGTAGCGAAATGGAACCCAGCAGAAGTTGAGCGTGTGACTGGTGTAAGCGAAGAAGACGTTTACCAAACTGCGAAACTACTTTCTGAAAACCGTCCGGGTTGTATTGTTTGGTGTATGGGTGGTACTCAACATACTACCGGTAACAACAACACTCGTGCTTACTGTGTACTTGAGCTTGCGCTCGGTAACATCGGTAAATCAGGCGGCGGTGCAAACATTTTCCGTGGACACGATAACGTACAAGGTGCAACTGACCTTGGCGTACTGTCTGACACACTACCAGGCTACTACGGCTTGTCTGAAGGCTCTTGGCGCCACTGGTCTAAAGTCTGGGAAGTTGACTTTGATTGGGTCAAGGGACGCTTTGACGACAACGCATACGGCGGTCAAAAACCAATGAACAGTGCAGGTATTCCTGTATCTCGTTGGGTTGATGGTGTACTTGAAAACAAAGACAACATCCGTCAGCGCGAAAACATCCGTGCCATGTTCTACTGGGGTCACGCGGTGAACTCTCAGACTCGTGGTCCTGAGATGAAGAAAGCGATGCAGAAGCTGGATATGATGGTTATCGTTGACCCATACCCAACAGTAGCAGCAGTAATGAACGATCGTACTGACGGCGTTTACTTGCTTCCTGCAACAACTCAATTTGAAACCTACGGCAGTGTAACGGCATCAAACCGTTCTCTACAGTGGCGTGACAAAGTGGTTGAGCCTTTGTTCGAATCTAAACCTGACCATGAAATCATGTACCTTCTTTCTAAGAAGCTTGGTTTCTCTGATCAGCTGTTCAAAAACATCCGTGTTGAAAACAACGAGCCGCTTATCGAAGACATTACTCGTGAATTCAACAAGGGTATGTGGACGATCGGTTACACAGGTCAAAGCCCTGAGCGTTTGAAAGAACACCAACAGAACTGGCACACGTTCCACAAAACAACACTTGCTGCAGAAGGCGGCCCAGCGAATGGCGAGACTTACGGTCTGCCGTGGCCTTGTTGGGGCAACCCAGAAATGAAACACCCGGGTACGCATATCCTTTACGATACGTCTAAACCAGTAGCAGAGGGCGGCGGTAACTTCCGTACTCGTTTCGGTGTGGAGTTCGAAGGTCAAAGTATTTTGGCGGAAGACAGCTACTCGAAAGGCAGCGAAATCAAAGACGGTTACCCAGAATTCAGTGACAAACTTCTGAAGCAACTGGGTTGGTGGGACGATCTAACCGCAGAAGAGAAAGCTTCAGCGGAAGGTAAAAACTGGAAAACTGACGTTTCTGGTGGTATCCAACGTGTGGCTATCAAGCATGGTTGTATTCCGTTTGGTAATGCGAAAGCGCGTGCGATTGTTTGGACATTCCCAGACCGCGTACCTCTACACCGTGAACCACTTTACACGCCACGTCGTGATCTTGTTGCTGATTACCCAACTTGGGACGACAAAGAAGCAATTTTCCGTGTTCCTACGTTGTACAAGTCAATTCAAGACCAAGATAAGTCTGGTGAATACCCAATCATTTTGACTTCTGGTCGTCTGGTTGAGTACGAAGGTGGTGGTGAAGAAACACGTTCAAACCCATGGCTAGCAGAACTTCAACAAGAGATGTTTGTTGAAGTGAACCCGAAAGACGCAAACGACATTGGCTTTAAAGATGGTGATGATGTTTGGGTTGAAGGTGCTGAGAAAGGCCGTATCAAGGTGAAAGCGATGGTTACTCGTCGTGTTAAACCGGGTTTAGCGTTCTTGCCGTTCCACTTCGGTGGTAAGTTCGAAGGCGAAGATTTGCGTTCTAAGTACCCAGAAGGCACTGATCCTTACGTTATTGGCGAAGCAGCCAATACAGCAACCACATATGGTTACGACCCTGTCACGTTGATGCAGGAAACGAAAGTAACCCTTTGTAATATTCGTAAAGCGTAA
- the fdh3B gene encoding formate dehydrogenase FDH3 subunit beta, giving the protein MARMKFLCDTKRCIECNGCVTACKNENDDALEWGIQRRRVVTLNDGEPGENSISVACMHCTDAPCMAVCPADCFEHTEDGIVLHNKDLCIGCGYCLFACPFGAPQFPKQEAFGERGKMDKCTFCAGGPETEPGSVEERQKYGANRIAEGKLPMCASLCSTKALLAGDAEQVSDIFRQRVVERGAKGAGWTDGNDLSYDAMKS; this is encoded by the coding sequence ATGGCTAGAATGAAATTTCTTTGTGACACCAAACGTTGTATCGAATGTAACGGTTGTGTCACTGCATGTAAGAACGAAAATGATGATGCTCTGGAATGGGGTATTCAACGTCGCCGCGTTGTGACACTGAACGATGGTGAGCCGGGTGAAAACTCTATCTCAGTCGCATGTATGCACTGTACTGATGCCCCTTGTATGGCAGTTTGCCCAGCAGATTGTTTTGAACATACAGAAGATGGCATCGTACTTCACAATAAAGATCTGTGTATCGGTTGTGGTTACTGCTTGTTTGCTTGTCCGTTTGGCGCACCTCAATTCCCTAAACAGGAAGCCTTTGGTGAGCGCGGTAAAATGGACAAATGTACCTTCTGTGCTGGCGGCCCTGAAACAGAACCAGGTTCTGTGGAAGAGCGTCAGAAGTACGGTGCGAACCGTATTGCTGAAGGCAAGCTACCAATGTGTGCTTCGCTTTGTTCAACAAAAGCGCTGCTTGCAGGTGATGCTGAGCAAGTCTCTGACATCTTCCGCCAGCGTGTTGTAGAACGCGGAGCGAAAGGTGCTGGTTGGACAGACGGCAACGACCTTTCTTACGATGCGATGAAGAGCTAG
- a CDS encoding formate dehydrogenase subunit gamma, translating into MLTMFKRLFLVVLPMLAALTMLSPLSHASETNSSQTQSSSAEREITQLAGADFWRQVRNGEEGYTTSQSAEHGVLISTPGQTWYILKEKWMSPAGAVAIFGSIAFVTLMYVVIGPLMLSAPRTGRKIKRWSRLDRALHWSMAFTFLTLAFSGLMLVYGKHFLKPYIPTDLWGFIVLLAKQYHNYIGPIFYVLLMAVLIKWWRKSIFKMVDIQWFMKLGGMVGKHKGSHPSAEFSNAGEKALFWLLIVMGSVAAISGLVLDFPIFGQTRRDMELSNLVHMLAALILICGFVFHIYIGLFGMEGALEGMVTGEVDETWAKEHHDLWYKEVMEQEKNGVEQSANVATEKTEGVNKNEQTS; encoded by the coding sequence ATGCTTACAATGTTTAAGCGTCTCTTCCTTGTTGTGCTGCCGATGTTGGCAGCACTAACAATGCTGTCTCCTTTGAGTCATGCATCTGAGACGAACTCATCACAAACTCAATCGAGCTCTGCTGAAAGAGAAATCACACAACTTGCTGGCGCTGATTTTTGGCGACAAGTAAGAAACGGTGAGGAAGGTTACACCACATCTCAATCGGCTGAACACGGTGTGTTGATCAGTACTCCGGGTCAAACGTGGTACATATTGAAAGAGAAGTGGATGTCGCCAGCAGGTGCCGTCGCTATCTTTGGCAGTATTGCTTTCGTGACTTTGATGTACGTTGTGATTGGCCCATTAATGCTGAGTGCGCCAAGAACTGGCCGTAAGATCAAACGTTGGTCTCGACTGGATCGTGCGTTGCACTGGAGCATGGCGTTTACTTTCTTAACGCTCGCGTTCAGTGGTTTGATGTTGGTTTACGGCAAGCACTTTTTGAAGCCGTACATTCCAACTGACCTTTGGGGCTTTATCGTTCTATTGGCAAAGCAATACCACAACTACATCGGCCCGATTTTCTATGTGTTGTTGATGGCTGTTCTTATCAAGTGGTGGCGCAAGTCAATCTTCAAAATGGTTGATATCCAGTGGTTCATGAAACTGGGTGGTATGGTAGGGAAACACAAAGGTTCTCATCCATCTGCAGAGTTTTCGAACGCGGGTGAAAAAGCGCTATTTTGGCTGCTTATCGTTATGGGCAGTGTCGCAGCGATCAGTGGCTTGGTGTTAGATTTCCCAATCTTTGGCCAAACACGACGTGATATGGAGCTTTCGAACTTAGTTCACATGCTTGCTGCTTTGATCCTTATCTGTGGTTTTGTGTTCCACATCTATATTGGCTTGTTCGGTATGGAAGGCGCACTAGAAGGTATGGTAACAGGCGAAGTCGATGAAACCTGGGCTAAAGAACACCATGACCTTTGGTACAAAGAAGTGATGGAACAAGAGAAAAACGGCGTTGAACAAAGCGCTAACGTAGCAACAGAGAAAACGGAAGGGGTGAATAAGAATGAACAAACCTCATAA
- a CDS encoding ammonium transporter yields MSQTVNQVHSAVQSLTQSSDTLFLLLGAIMVFLMHAGFAFLEVGTVRKKNQVNALVKILSDFGVSAIAYFFIGYWVAYGAHFFADAETLSQGNGYELVKFFFLMTFAAAIPAIVSGGIAERARFYPILIATLFTVGFIYPFFEGIIWNGNFGFQAWLEGQFGYGFHDFAGSVVVHGVGGWIALVAVYFLGMRKGRIRAGKHTNFAPSNIPFLALGSWILCVGWFGFNVMSAQAINGISGLVAMNSLMAMVGGILAALVAGKNDPGFIHNGPLAGLVAICAGSDLMHPLGALVTGGVAGALFVYLFTYMQNKTQIDDVLGVWPLHGVCGAWGGIAAGVFGQQAFWGLGGVSFTAQVIGTLAGITVALIGALVVYGVLSKVTGLRLSEEDEFNGADLSIHKISSINED; encoded by the coding sequence ATGAGTCAAACGGTTAACCAAGTTCATAGCGCAGTACAGAGCTTGACGCAGAGTTCGGATACTCTGTTTTTATTACTAGGCGCGATCATGGTCTTCTTAATGCATGCTGGTTTTGCATTTTTGGAAGTCGGTACAGTTAGAAAGAAGAACCAAGTTAATGCGTTGGTTAAGATCCTCTCGGACTTTGGAGTCTCCGCCATTGCTTACTTCTTTATCGGTTATTGGGTCGCTTACGGCGCGCACTTTTTTGCCGATGCAGAAACGCTATCGCAAGGGAATGGATACGAGCTGGTTAAGTTTTTCTTCCTAATGACCTTTGCAGCAGCAATCCCTGCGATTGTATCCGGTGGTATTGCAGAACGTGCACGTTTCTACCCAATCTTGATTGCGACACTGTTTACCGTTGGATTCATCTACCCGTTTTTTGAAGGCATCATCTGGAACGGTAATTTTGGCTTTCAAGCATGGCTAGAAGGACAGTTTGGTTACGGATTTCATGACTTCGCGGGTTCTGTTGTGGTTCATGGCGTTGGCGGCTGGATTGCATTGGTCGCGGTTTACTTCCTTGGCATGCGTAAAGGCCGAATCCGTGCAGGTAAACACACCAACTTCGCACCATCGAACATTCCTTTCTTAGCATTAGGTTCTTGGATCTTATGTGTGGGTTGGTTTGGCTTCAACGTGATGTCTGCTCAAGCAATCAATGGCATCAGTGGACTCGTTGCAATGAACTCATTAATGGCGATGGTCGGTGGTATTCTTGCGGCTTTAGTCGCAGGTAAAAATGACCCCGGCTTCATTCATAATGGTCCTTTGGCTGGTCTCGTGGCGATTTGTGCTGGTTCAGATTTAATGCATCCACTCGGCGCACTGGTAACAGGCGGCGTAGCTGGCGCATTGTTCGTTTACTTGTTCACTTACATGCAGAACAAAACACAGATAGATGATGTGCTAGGTGTGTGGCCTCTACACGGTGTATGTGGTGCATGGGGCGGCATTGCAGCAGGTGTCTTCGGTCAACAAGCATTCTGGGGGTTAGGGGGCGTAAGCTTTACTGCTCAGGTGATTGGTACGCTAGCGGGCATTACAGTCGCTTTAATCGGTGCATTGGTTGTCTACGGTGTGTTGAGCAAAGTAACTGGCCTAAGGTTAAGTGAAGAAGATGAGTTTAATGGCGCGGATCTTTCTATCCATAAGATCTCATCAATCAACGAAGACTGA
- the cobB gene encoding Sir2 family NAD+-dependent deacetylase, translated as MHFPYRNIVILTGAGISAESGIQTFRAQDGLWENHKIEDVATPEGFAKDPDLVQEFYNKRRHGLQSESILPNAAHKALGELEDKLDGKVTIITQNIDNLHERGGSSNIIHMHGELLKARCSESNQVIEHKDNIETGELCHCCQIPAQMRPHIVWFGEMPLRMGDIYSALEDADLFISIGTSGVVYPAAGFVHDARMHGAHTIEINLEPSAVESEFEEKRYGKASIEVPKLVGELLSVEKGSLTA; from the coding sequence ATGCATTTCCCATACAGAAATATCGTAATTCTTACTGGTGCCGGAATCTCAGCGGAGTCGGGGATACAAACATTTCGAGCGCAAGACGGATTATGGGAAAACCATAAAATCGAAGATGTCGCGACACCAGAAGGTTTTGCAAAAGATCCAGATTTGGTGCAAGAATTCTACAATAAGCGTCGTCATGGCTTACAAAGCGAAAGCATCCTGCCAAATGCAGCCCATAAGGCGCTAGGAGAGCTTGAAGACAAGCTCGACGGCAAAGTAACAATCATCACTCAAAACATCGACAACCTTCATGAGCGCGGTGGTAGCAGCAATATCATCCACATGCACGGCGAGCTATTGAAAGCGCGATGCAGCGAATCCAATCAGGTTATCGAACATAAAGACAATATCGAAACCGGTGAGCTTTGTCATTGTTGCCAGATCCCAGCTCAAATGCGCCCTCATATTGTTTGGTTTGGCGAAATGCCGTTAAGAATGGGCGACATCTATTCTGCATTAGAAGACGCAGACTTGTTTATCTCTATCGGTACGTCAGGTGTGGTTTATCCAGCGGCCGGTTTTGTTCATGACGCTAGAATGCATGGCGCACACACTATCGAGATCAACCTTGAACCGAGTGCGGTTGAGAGCGAATTTGAAGAGAAACGCTACGGCAAAGCCAGTATTGAAGTGCCGAAATTAGTCGGTGAGCTGTTGTCTGTAGAGAAAGGATCTTTAACCGCTTAA
- a CDS encoding GGDEF domain-containing protein — translation MRFKMPANPILLVVTLMLLASFLMLGLSSFIHIESNYDLFFETNTLVITMYIYYVARHAIRPHKVLRYGALLLIFNLFYDVTTELKHLDEWADRNELLDTFLEDGLLQIAFLLIAYGITELTTQLKDQSKQDELTGLYNRKKFDAITLKEFELIYFDLDGLKAVNDRKGHKVGDLMIVRFSQALTQAVLEDEMVFRVGGDEFVATAQLGRGGEFVSQVNNLLHGENISFSYGIEVTCQENFQQALDKSDKAMYEMKKAQRSVGVSSQSSVS, via the coding sequence GTGCGATTTAAAATGCCAGCGAACCCTATATTATTGGTTGTGACTCTAATGCTTCTTGCGTCTTTCTTGATGCTTGGCCTGAGTTCGTTTATACATATAGAGTCAAATTACGACCTGTTTTTTGAAACAAATACGCTCGTGATTACCATGTACATCTACTACGTTGCTCGTCACGCCATTCGCCCTCACAAAGTCCTTCGTTACGGCGCCCTACTGCTTATTTTCAACCTATTTTATGATGTGACCACAGAACTCAAACATCTCGATGAATGGGCAGACAGGAACGAACTACTCGACACCTTTCTTGAAGACGGTTTATTACAAATAGCCTTCTTACTTATTGCCTACGGCATTACTGAGCTGACGACTCAATTAAAAGATCAAAGCAAGCAAGATGAGCTAACAGGTTTGTATAACCGTAAGAAGTTTGATGCGATTACATTGAAAGAATTCGAACTCATCTATTTCGATTTGGATGGCTTAAAAGCGGTGAACGATCGTAAAGGCCATAAAGTCGGAGATTTAATGATTGTTCGCTTCTCACAAGCATTAACCCAAGCGGTATTGGAAGATGAAATGGTGTTTCGAGTAGGCGGTGATGAGTTTGTCGCAACAGCGCAGCTGGGTCGTGGTGGTGAGTTCGTCAGTCAGGTAAACAATCTACTTCACGGTGAAAATATCTCCTTTTCTTACGGCATCGAAGTCACTTGCCAAGAAAACTTTCAACAGGCGCTTGATAAGTCGGATAAGGCGATGTACGAAATGAAAAAAGCGCAGCGTTCAGTCGGCGTTAGCTCTCAATCTTCAGTGAGTTAA
- a CDS encoding extracellular solute-binding protein, translating into MKKTLYTGALCAATLLSTPSFAADQELYFYNWSEYIPNEVLEDFTEETGIKVYYSTYESNESMYAKLKTQGTGYDLVVPSTYFVSKMRKEGMLQELDKTKLSHFADLDTNYLDKPFDPNNNYSIPYIWGATGIGINSDMLDKSSIKNWGDLWDTQWEGQLMMMDDSREVFHIALSKLGYSPNTTNPEEIKEAYEELRKLMPNVLVFNSDFPANPYLAGEVSLGMLWNGSAYMARQEGATIDIIWPEKGAIFWMDSLAIPAGAKNTEAAHKMIDFLLRPENAAKIALEIGYPTPVKTAYPLLPKEFAEDKNVFPPQSVMDNGVWQDEVGEASVIYDEYFQKLKVNN; encoded by the coding sequence ATGAAAAAAACACTGTATACCGGCGCATTGTGTGCTGCTACTTTACTTTCTACACCCTCTTTCGCAGCTGACCAAGAACTGTATTTTTACAACTGGTCTGAATATATTCCAAATGAAGTACTAGAAGACTTCACAGAAGAGACTGGCATTAAAGTCTATTACTCAACTTATGAGTCTAACGAAAGCATGTACGCTAAGTTAAAAACTCAAGGTACGGGTTACGACTTGGTCGTTCCTTCTACTTACTTCGTTTCTAAGATGCGTAAAGAAGGCATGCTTCAAGAGCTTGATAAAACTAAGCTAAGCCACTTTGCAGATTTGGATACAAATTACTTAGATAAGCCATTTGACCCAAACAACAACTACTCGATCCCATACATCTGGGGCGCAACGGGTATTGGTATCAACTCAGATATGCTAGACAAGTCTTCAATTAAAAACTGGGGCGATCTGTGGGATACACAGTGGGAAGGTCAACTGATGATGATGGATGACTCTCGTGAAGTTTTCCATATCGCACTGTCTAAACTGGGTTACTCTCCAAACACAACAAACCCTGAAGAAATCAAAGAAGCGTACGAAGAACTTCGTAAGCTGATGCCAAACGTATTGGTATTTAACTCAGATTTCCCAGCGAACCCTTACCTAGCGGGTGAAGTGTCTCTTGGTATGCTTTGGAATGGCTCTGCTTACATGGCACGCCAAGAAGGTGCAACGATTGACATCATTTGGCCAGAGAAAGGCGCTATCTTCTGGATGGACAGCCTAGCGATTCCAGCAGGTGCTAAGAACACTGAAGCGGCACATAAGATGATCGACTTCCTTCTTCGCCCTGAAAACGCAGCTAAGATTGCTTTAGAGATCGGTTACCCGACGCCAGTTAAAACGGCTTACCCTCTTCTTCCTAAAGAATTTGCTGAAGATAAGAACGTTTTCCCACCACAATCAGTGATGGATAACGGCGTTTGGCAAGATGAAGTTGGCGAAGCGAGCGTCATTTATGACGAGTACTTCCAAAAACTTAAAGTAAACAACTAG